Below is a window of Nicotiana tabacum cultivar K326 chromosome 19, ASM71507v2, whole genome shotgun sequence DNA.
attttatcaaattccgataacaactcgacctccaaatcttaaaattttatttttggaagattttgcaaaaatcttaatttcttccatttaaatccgaaataaatgatgaatataaccatataatcatgaagtataatcaatttaggatatagaacacttaccccaattcacatggtgaaaatcgcctaaaacatcaattcaatccgagctccatagctccaaatatgttaaaaatggttgaaatctcgaaatatagctactgcccaggtatttactcttcgcatAGCGAAaaatgctttgcgatcgcgaagcacaaaatttttcagccccaaaattgctcttcgcgatcgcgaagaacaaactcccaaCTCTTCcggacaacctctagtataatggtcataacattttgtacaaaattccaaatgctacatggtttaactttctgaaaactacaTTCCAAGTTCTATAATTTTTATTTGTTCCTCGTCTCCCAGTTCCTtatatattttgagatataagcttctaaagtcagtcctatgcaacagagatttccaaactctttacGGATAGCCTGTAGTATATTTACCATAACGTTTTGTatacaactccaaatgataaatggtttatatttctgaaaactagacacaaagatctacaactttaagttttggatcatcttcaaattctatataaattgcgagatataagctttcaaagtcgggtcagtgcaacagaaaatttcctctacgcgatcgcgaaaggccttccgcgatcgcgattcactggCCATTTTCCCCccccattttgtgcttcgcgatcacggcCAATTCCACGCGATCGTatagcacactgctgtagccaaaaatcagcagctataaatggcctagaaatgatccgaaaccaccccgaaactcactcgagtccctcaggaccctgtccaatcacaccatctagtcccataacataacacggacctgatcgaggcctcaaatcacatcaaacaatatcaaaacgacgaatcacacctcaaatcaaaatctatgaactttgaactttcaaattctatatcttgtgctgaaacacatcaaatcaatccgtaatgacttcaaattttacatacaagtcataattgacataacgaagctatttaaattttcagaatcagattccgaccccgatatcaaaaagttaaccccccggtcaaacttttcaaaaattcaactttcgccatttcaagcttaattccactacggacctccaaataattttccggatacgctcctaagtccaaaattacccaatggagctaacggaaccgacgaaattccattctggagtcgtcttcacacatttccgactatggtcaaaatcctaagacttaagcttccgttttagggaccgagtgtcccaaatcaccccgaataatccggtaactgaattcaaccacgcacgtaagtcaatacacataatacgaagctattCGAGAACTTATATCGTTGAACGatgcgttaattcttaaaacgacaagtcgggtcattacaggatTGCCCAGCAGAAGCTAGAGTTTATaatccacaagaaaagaaattagattATCGAACAGTAAGTGGTTACTTTATTGGTTACCAGAGAAATCTAAAGGGTATGGGTTTTACTGTCCAAACCATAGTTCGAGAATTGTTAAAACCGGTAATGTAAGATTCATTGAGAATGGTGAAGTTAGTGGGAGTGTTGAAAAGCAAAGTGTGAAAATAAAAGAGGTGAGGGTCAATATTCTATTACCCATGAATGTGCCTACTTCCACACAAATACCAAATATTATTCCAGTTGTTGAAGAACATTTTGACAACACCGAGCAATATTTGGATGAAACACTTCATGAATAAACTGACTCACAAATATCTCACACAAATGAACCACAAGAAATTCCattaagaaaatctcaaagagtTAGAAAATCGGCTATTTAGGATGATTACGTGGTTTATTTGCAAGAGTCAGATTTTGACATTGGTCTTATTAAGGAACCAGTTTCATTTTCACAAGCCATATAAAGTAATGAGTCTGATAAATGGATTGATGCCATGAAGGAAGAGCTGAAATCCATGGAATATAATAAAGTCTGGGATCTCGTTGAATTACCAGAAAGTTCTAAAAGAATCGGGTGTAGATGGGTCTTTAAGACCAAACGCGACTCAAATGGCAATATTGAACGATACAAAGCCAGACTTGTTGCCAAGGGTTATACTCAGAAAGGAGGCATTGATTATAAAAAGACCTTTTCACCGGTCTCAAAGAAAGTCTCGTTAAGAATTATTATGGCTTTGGTGACtcattattatttagagttacaccgaatggatgtgaaaactgccttTCTTAATGGAGACCTTGAGGAGGAAGTTTATAAGGACCAACCAGAGGGTTTCGAAACCAAAGAAAAATGTCAAATGATGTGTAAACCGAAAAAGTCATTATATAGACTTAAACAAGCCTCACGACAATGGTATATAAAGTTTAATGATACCATAACATCTTTTAGATTTGTGAAAAATACCGTTGATCGGTGTATATACTAAAAGATCAGTGGGAGcaagtttatatttttagtcctatatgttgatgatattctatttgctgctaatgatttaggcatattgcgtgagactaaagattttctctctaagaattttgaaatgaaagatatgggCGAGGCATCCTATGTGATATGAATAGAAATATTCCGTGATAGATCACAAGGATTACTGGAATTGTCTCGGAAAGGCTATATCGAAAGAATTCTAGAGAGATTTAATATGAACAATTGTTCAGCAGGAATTGTTCCAattcaaaaaggggaaaatttagtctcatgcaatgcccTAAGAATGGTGTAGAACGAAAGAAAATGGAATCAATTCCTTACTCTTCAATTGTTGGTAGTCTGATATATGCTCAGACTTGCACAAGACCGGATATTAGTTTTGCGGTCGGAATACTAGGAAGATATCATAGTAACCTAGGAATTAATCACTGGAAAGCTGCAAAGAAAGTTTTGAGGTACTTGAAAGGAACGAAGGATTACATGCTTATGTATAGGAGATCCAAGCATTTGGAAGTTGTTGGATACTCAGATTCAGATTTCGCTGGATGTATTGACACTAGAAAATCCACGTTTGGTTATTTGTTCCAATTAGCTGAAGGAGCAATATCGTGGAAGAGTGCTAAAGAGTCTGTCATTGCTATATCCACGATGAAAGCAGAATTTGTGGCATGTTTTGAAGCCACAATTCATCCATTATGGCTGCGCAACTTTATTTCAGGACTTGGGGTTGTCGACACCATTACCAATCCGCTGAAAATTTACTGTGATAATTCTGCAGCAGTATTCTTCTCCAAGAATGATAAGTACTCCAAAGGTGTCAAGCATATGGAATTAAAGTACTTTACTGTCAAGGAGGAAGTTCAGAAACAAAAGTGTCACTTGAGCATATTAGAATTGATCTTATGATTGCAGATCCGTTAACGAAAGATTTATAACCAAAGACATTTAAAGAACATGTACATAGAATGGGTCTTGGCTGAATTTATGATTTTTGACACTCTGAGCTCATTTATGTGTTTCCGATATACATTAATGATTTCCTGTTTCTCATAATGGTGTACACATTATTGTTTTGAGATGTTACAGGATAAGTCTCAATTAGACACTATTGTGGACCATAATATTTTATAGCTTATGAACCTGATACGATAAATTACTAATGTTGTAGTATATGGAAGGGAGTATGTAGACAAATTATATATAACCGCCATAACTCACATTTACTAGTTTATCGTATTGTGGTATTTATTGTGGATATTATAGAAGAGATTTGTTTATACGCAACTAATGTtcttatattaaatattaatattacgTGATTATTGGGCTAAGTGGGAGAATGTAAGATTTTCTTACGTTTTGGTGGCTCAATAAGTTTAAggccataattaatatttaattaatgaacaAATCTCATTCGTCCGATcggttacttgatggacgtacTGAATTAAAtgagaacctctataaattggtccTTTCTCCACCTATTAGGGTTAccgtattttttttctttctattctctcttttATCACTAAAGTCGGCGGTAACGAAAGCTAGGGCAAGGGGCGAGAAACCAATTCTAATTAACGCTTCCGTTTCGTGATAATGACTGACGATTCATGTATGTTTTATGTAACAATTTTATATAagattattatgttaaagacccTAATACGAAATTAAAGTTTATGCTAATACAATGAGATCTTATGCACAAAAGGCAGTGCATGGATTAGCACCGGTCTCTAAACAGAAGTGTAAGCAATCATTAGATAACGCATTCAGTAGAACACTCTTGTAAACCCAAAGTAATATATAAACAAATGCGTCTTCTTTTTAATAGTTTAAAGTTTAAACTTTTCAGTGGGGCAATTCATATGATTCAACTTAATATCAAAGCCAACAAAGGTTTTTGTATTCAAGATTTACCACCATTgatcaacaaaatattttcacGAGTTTAGTTTTTAAAAAGACATGATTATTTTAACGGGATATTATAAACCTAAAATATTGGTCCAAAGCGTCTAAATGGTTAAACCTTAAGAAGAGATATGATTCATGCAGATTAATAAAAGGTTAAACCTAAATATGAAATAATTCACATAGTTCAATAAGAGCCTTCAAATAATATTAGTTTCAGCACAAAAAATTAAATCTGACCGTTCTTTATGTTTCCATTTATTAGTTTAGCCATATTTTATGTGATAGTACTTGAGAGATTAAAAATTTTCCCTTTTTGAGTAAACATTCATAATACATTACTCGAATAATATCAGCTTAGGCACAACACGCGTGTGCAAGTTGATTTAAATTCATTCTCTCActtttttccccttttatttTGGGTACCTGTTTCAGTACTTGAGCATGAAAAACTGAAATGGGCTACAAAAGTACAGTTGTAAAACCGAATGGAGAATGGCTGACCAAGTTTTAGTGAGATCGAAAGGTGTCCCGAATACACGTCGATGTAAATTCTGGCCCATAATAATTTGGAAttattacacaaatagccggttaAATTCATTATTTACTCTTTTTAGCCGGTATACgtagattatacataattatgcacatattatatatgaattttatatatatgtatatgtatattcgTTGGCTACTTTTAGTTTAAAAGATTAGGTGGacgactatttgggttaattcttctaatAATTTCTTTGTGGTCCAAATATGCATGTTTAATTTCTATGGAAGAATGCCATAATAGGATTAATGATTGATCCAACTACTCTAAAAGATAGTTGGGAAAATAACACCGTATGGTCActctcaaaataaaataaaaaaatattgtatgttatatacaaaaaatatataaatttcatATATTTTTGCGATTGTCAAATATAAATAGCTTTGGTCACGGGCTAAAAGTGATCTTTGCCCAAAATATTTCGTGCATCCTGTCTTAAAGGTCAAATTAGGTTAGGACAAGAAGTGTTCGCTGTGTTAAGGAAGGACAAATATTAATCAATATCACGATTCAGTGTTACCTTGTCATCTATAATTCTCAAAGTAAGCAAGAAAAACTTGATTATTTCCTTTTCGTATTCTAACGTGTTAAAGCAAACAGTGTATGCAAAGTTAGAACGATTATCTTTTATGCagtgagaaatgattgtagggcAGGGTCCCCGGCCCCCTCGGCAATCGAAGTATTTGAGTAAACATTCATAATAAAAATTCATGTGTAGGACCATTTCTACAATGTACCTGTTGACTTTTTCACATGCTAAAAGAGAAAATCATTGACAATAATAGAGCTTTTCATTATACCAATGTACTATTTATCACCTAAACTGCAAAACTCAGGTCTTTGGCAATGTTTGTGCCGAAATGTGACTATGGACTGGTTCATTTTTGGCATATGTGACACATTATTGGCACCTATATAGTAGTAGGAGAGAGATATGTGACAAATTACTTTCTCGACCTTAATAAGGGGCCGGGCAATTCAATGGAAATAGCACAATTTGGACTGCATAACACGAATTCAAATCCCAATAATTTCATGATCAGTGCTACCAGCATGGATgtgtaaaaaaagaagaaatatactAATAATTAAGCACGGCAGGAGTTGTTAAGGTGGTGTTAAATTTGGGTTTGGACTTTTGGTATAGTTCTAACTATTTTGTGAAAAAGTTTTTGGaatacaatttctaaaagaccCTTTGTCTCAAATATTTTTGGAGAACATTAGATATTAGTATTTGTGAAAACCTATTTTATGATTCGTATTTGGTTTTGCATTTGTATTTCTAGAAGTTTGAAATGAGTTTTTAATGAgtcctttttttaaaatttagtaATAAAACAGTAAACCACGATTTTGATATACGTCGACAAAAGATTGATAGTAGTTTGACTAAGAAGACGGACATGCATGCCAGATTGATAAAAGCATTAAATATATGGAAAATTGAAAGAGATTATACTAGAACAGTTAATGGTTCTTAAAAGAAATTAATTTGAAAATGGTTCCGTAGaaaaatcaataattttaaatTGGAGGTCAAGATTTTGTCAAACTATACTGATTCTGAGTTGACAGatttaataattataaaatttatttggtCCTCCAAGTTAGACTGACAAATacgaaatgaaaaaataaaatcatcAAAAAGTCAGTGGTATCTGGATCATTCTTAGATACCTTTTGATAATAAATACTTTGACAAATCGTGTATATAATACATGCAGGTCTTATTCAGATAAGAATGAGAGACGCAATCATCGAACACACTGATATAACAGCTCGAAATACATACAATCGCCTCTGCTAATTTGTTTTCACATTAAATCCCCCATAATAGAGAAATAgatgcaagaaaaagaaagattgaCTTTCACATTTCCAAGAAAGTTGGTAAAGGACCTACTCCATTAATTGCACCGGAGAGTTTTTCCACTTAATAATTCCCACCTTTCTTTTCTGTACAttgagttttttattttattttatgtttatatACAAATAATGTAACAGATTTTTACACTATTTGCTAGGTTTACGTGCAATAGTATGTAATTCTTCATATCAAATGATATAAtaatctgaatttttttttaaaaaaaaaatactaaccGGCTATAgccaattaatttaattaattaaaagtgtaaaaattctttaatatatataacttaaattctttcTA
It encodes the following:
- the LOC142173616 gene encoding secreted RxLR effector protein 161-like; its protein translation is MESIPYSSIVGSLIYAQTCTRPDISFAVGILGRYHSNLGINHWKAAKKVLRYLKGTKDYMLMYRRSKHLEVVGYSDSDFAGCIDTRKSTFGYLFQLAEGAISWKSAKESVIAISTMKAEFVACFEATIHPLWLRNFISGLGVVDTITNPLKIYCDNSAAVFFSKNDKYSKGVKHMELKYFTVKEEVQKQKCHLSILELIL